DNA sequence from the Veillonellales bacterium genome:
ACCCTATGTTTATGATAACGAGGGTAAAAAATATTTGGATTTTCTCGGCGGTATTGCCGTAAACGTACTGGGACACGGTCATCCCAAGCTGGTGGCGGCCATTGCCAGGCAGGCCGGCAGAATGATTCATTGCTCCAACTTATATTATACGGAAGAACAAGCCACCCTGGCGAAAACCTTAGCCGGCCTCAGCGGCATGGATCGGGTGTTTCTTGGCAACAGCGGCGCTGAAGCGAATGAAGGTGCGCTTAAGTTGGCCCGCAAATACGGCAAAACCATTGATGCGGGGAAAGTGGAGATTATTACCGCCGATCATTGCTTTCACGGACGGACGCTGGCGACATTAACGGCGACAGCTCAGCCCAAATATCAGCATGGCTATGAACCGCTGCCTCAAGGATTTCGTTATGTTCCTTACAATGATCTGGCAGCGCTGGAAGCAGCTATGTCAAAAAAGACGTGTGCGGTACTGCTGGAACCTATTCAGGGCGAGGGAGGCATTAATGTTCCTGACGACGGCTATTTGCCGGGGGTGCGGAAATTATGCGATCAGTACGGCGCGCTGCTGATCTTCGACGAGATTCAAAGCGGCATGGGGCGTACCGGAAAGCTATTCGCTTTTCAGAACTTCGACGTGATGCCGGACATTGTTACGATGGCAAAAGGGCTGGGCGGCGGTGTTCCCATTGGCGCCTTTTTGGCAAAAGAGAAGGTCGCTCAGGCCTTTAAGTCCGGCGATCATGGCACAACCTTTGGCGGCAATCCGCTGGCCTGTGCGGCGGCCAACGCGGTACTGGCGGTTATGGCGGACGAAAAGCTGCTGGATAATGCCAATAAAATGGGTGCTTACATGATCAGTGAATTGAAAAAGCTGCAGCAAAAGTATCCGGCCATTATCAGTGAGGTTCGCGGCAAAGGCTTGTTGATTGGCGCACAACTGGCCCTGCCGGGCCGGGAGATTGTCGAGCAGTGTTTGACAAAAGGAATTATTATCAATTGTACGGCAGGCAGTGTTCTCCGGTTTGTCCCGCCGTTAAATATTACAGAGCAGCACATTGATCAGGTCATTGCTACCATGGATCAAGTACTTAGCGGACAATAAGCTGCCGATGTGTACGCGGTGCAGGTAAGCGTGATATAATTGTAAAATGGGGGACATACCAATGAGTATGAAAGGAAAAGATTTATTATCGATTCATGATTTATCAATTGCGGAAGTGGACGAAATTCTGGATATGGCCCAAACTCTTAAGGCCAGACAGAAACAAGGCAAGAAACATAAACTGTTAAAAGGCAAAACCCTGGGGATGATCTTT
Encoded proteins:
- a CDS encoding acetylornithine transaminase; amino-acid sequence: MEKQQVMELDRQYYMPVFARYPIVLSHGEGPYVYDNEGKKYLDFLGGIAVNVLGHGHPKLVAAIARQAGRMIHCSNLYYTEEQATLAKTLAGLSGMDRVFLGNSGAEANEGALKLARKYGKTIDAGKVEIITADHCFHGRTLATLTATAQPKYQHGYEPLPQGFRYVPYNDLAALEAAMSKKTCAVLLEPIQGEGGINVPDDGYLPGVRKLCDQYGALLIFDEIQSGMGRTGKLFAFQNFDVMPDIVTMAKGLGGGVPIGAFLAKEKVAQAFKSGDHGTTFGGNPLACAAANAVLAVMADEKLLDNANKMGAYMISELKKLQQKYPAIISEVRGKGLLIGAQLALPGREIVEQCLTKGIIINCTAGSVLRFVPPLNITEQHIDQVIATMDQVLSGQ